The Pandoraea vervacti DNA window TACACCATCACCCACCCGAAGCCATGCACCAGCGCAGCGTGCACGATCTGCCCTTGCGGATCGGCCGCGGCGAGCGCCGCATTGCCCTGCGCAACGGATTCCAGACTACCGGCAGCCACCTTCTCTGCGAGGGAGCGCAGCGAGTGCGCGTCAAATCCCGATGGCAGCGCGCGGACGAGATATGCGCCAACCCCCTGGAGCAGAATGAATCCCATCACGGCGATGTTGATGGCCAGACTGATCAGTCGCGCGCTCATGTCGATTCCCGACGCCATGCCGGCCCGATTCGCCGACACCGCCCCGGTCGCGGTATTCGTGACCGGCGTGTTCGTCAGTCCCAGTCCCACGCCGCAAAGCACACAGCCGGGCAACATCGTGAGCCAGCTCGCCTGCGCCATGCCTGAGCCAACCTTCATCAGCAGGAAACCCAGACCGATGGTGAAGAGGCCCAGCGGGATGACACGGCGGGCGTCGAATCGTAGCGACAGCCGTTCGGCGAGCGGTGGCACGACGAGCGTGGGCAGCGTGTAGGCAAGCAGCGACAGCCCGGCATCCACGCTCGTGTAGCCGAACGCCCCCTGGAAATAGATCGGCAGATAGATCATGAACGACCAGTAGCTGAAGTTCATGCCCATCGAACCGAACATCGCACCGGAAAAGCGTCGAATACGAAACACGGCGAAATCGAACATCGGACGCGGACTGCGCTTCTCGATCCAGACAAACGCGACGAAGCTCGCCACCGTTGCGGCAGCGATGGCGAGCGCCTGCGCACTGGCCATGCCGAGATCGGGACCCTGCGTAATGAAATACACCAGACCGAACGTGGCAAGCGAGAGCGTGACGATGCCTGGCACGTCGAGATAATGCGCATGCGGATCGCGCGACTCCTGCACACCGATCAACACCAGTGCGAGCGCCACGAGCGAGAGCACCACGTGCACCAGAAAAACCCACTGCCAGTCCGCCACGGCAACGATCATGCCGCCGATGATGGGCCCGAAACCCAGACCGATGCCGAAGATGATGCCCCACGCGCCGAACGCCTTGCTGCGCTCGCGCCCTTCGCGAAACTGGTGCGAGAGCACCGCGACCTGACAGATCAGCATGGCGCCGCCGCCCATGCCCTGCAAGAAGCGGCTCACGATGAGCACCGGGGCGCTTTGCGCGAGCCCGCATGCGAGCGACGTCAGCGCGAAGACCACGATGCTGATCAGGTATACGCGACGGCGCCCGAAACGGTCGGCAAGTGTGCCGGTGGCCATCAGCACCGTCGTGCAGGCCAGCGTGTAAGCATTCATGATCCATTGGATCTGTCGGAAGTCGGCCTGCAAGACGCGCTCCAGTGTGGAGAGCACCGTCGGCACGCTGGAAATTTCGAGGCCGAACATCAGGGACGTGAGGCACACGGCGGCGAGCGCCACCGCGTTTCTTGATGTGGGTGTGTGAGTCATGGGAATCACCGGATTGGATAACGTCAGAGGTAATATATCGGGAACCTGTTTCCCTATTACCGACATTTATTCCCACAATAAGGGACGTGTAAGACCGAATCTTTCACACGTTGTCTCACAGGAATCCCACATGACGAACGAACTCGACGGCGTCGCGGTCTTCGTGCAGGTCGTCGAAGCGGGGAGCTTCACG harbors:
- a CDS encoding MFS transporter — protein: MTHTPTSRNAVALAAVCLTSLMFGLEISSVPTVLSTLERVLQADFRQIQWIMNAYTLACTTVLMATGTLADRFGRRRVYLISIVVFALTSLACGLAQSAPVLIVSRFLQGMGGGAMLICQVAVLSHQFREGRERSKAFGAWGIIFGIGLGFGPIIGGMIVAVADWQWVFLVHVVLSLVALALVLIGVQESRDPHAHYLDVPGIVTLSLATFGLVYFITQGPDLGMASAQALAIAAATVASFVAFVWIEKRSPRPMFDFAVFRIRRFSGAMFGSMGMNFSYWSFMIYLPIYFQGAFGYTSVDAGLSLLAYTLPTLVVPPLAERLSLRFDARRVIPLGLFTIGLGFLLMKVGSGMAQASWLTMLPGCVLCGVGLGLTNTPVTNTATGAVSANRAGMASGIDMSARLISLAINIAVMGFILLQGVGAYLVRALPSGFDAHSLRSLAEKVAAGSLESVAQGNAALAAADPQGQIVHAALVHGFGWVMVYGVVGAWGLALMSGVAFGKGGSQDDTASPASARTGQAEHARQI